From the genome of Streptomyces sp. NBC_01116, one region includes:
- a CDS encoding SCO3374 family protein, producing the protein MPPTVPQPRSSPDAAPGSADAALARRYAGELGWATAGRDPLRLLTGALFDVLELPAEAGHAVLRRGVRTGPVLLSGTRMGLLVAAGGADELPGLLDWLEWGPVALDLTAVGAGGRVTAPPLPGAPGDSPGAAVWLRPPEPRRAPEPRLPALTGFGSSGGDAPDLVRLVDAAATECHRVRLSRARSGAPTRGGADQPLAFS; encoded by the coding sequence ATGCCTCCCACCGTCCCCCAGCCCCGATCGTCACCCGATGCCGCTCCGGGATCGGCCGATGCCGCACTCGCCCGGCGGTACGCGGGGGAGCTGGGCTGGGCCACCGCGGGAAGGGATCCGCTGCGGCTGCTCACCGGGGCGCTCTTCGATGTGCTGGAGCTGCCCGCCGAGGCCGGTCACGCCGTGCTGCGGCGCGGTGTGCGCACCGGCCCCGTACTGCTGTCCGGCACGCGGATGGGTCTGCTGGTCGCCGCGGGCGGCGCCGATGAGCTGCCGGGGCTGCTCGACTGGCTGGAGTGGGGCCCGGTCGCGCTGGACCTGACCGCCGTGGGTGCGGGGGGCCGTGTCACGGCCCCGCCTCTCCCGGGTGCCCCGGGGGACTCGCCGGGGGCCGCCGTGTGGCTGCGGCCCCCAGAGCCGAGGCGTGCGCCCGAGCCGCGACTGCCGGCCCTCACGGGCTTCGGGAGCAGCGGTGGGGATGCCCCCGATCTCGTACGCCTGGTGGACGCCGCGGCAACCGAATGCCATCGGGTCCGGCTGTCACGCGCCCGTTCGGGGGCGCCGACAAGGGGTGGAGCGGATCAGCCGTTGGCCTTCTCGTAA
- a CDS encoding Lsr2 family protein: MAQKVQVLLVDDLDGVEADETVTFALDGKTYEIDLTTANADKLRGLLEPYTKGGRRTGGRAATGRGKGRAVAGGNKDTAEIRRWARENGHNVNDRGRVPAEIREAYEKANG; this comes from the coding sequence GTGGCACAGAAGGTTCAGGTCCTTCTTGTCGATGACCTCGACGGCGTCGAGGCCGATGAGACCGTCACGTTCGCCCTTGACGGCAAGACGTACGAGATCGACCTCACCACGGCCAACGCGGACAAGCTTCGCGGCCTTCTCGAGCCCTACACCAAGGGTGGACGTCGCACCGGCGGCCGTGCGGCCACGGGCCGCGGCAAGGGCCGTGCCGTGGCGGGCGGTAACAAGGACACCGCGGAAATCCGCCGGTGGGCGCGGGAGAACGGCCACAATGTGAATGACCGCGGCCGCGTTCCCGCCGAGATCCGCGAGGCTTACGAGAAGGCCAACGGCTGA
- a CDS encoding amino-acid N-acetyltransferase: MSSDQSQCDPDTELHTDPSVNKPAITVRRARTSDVASVRRLLDGYVSGGILLDKATVTLYEDIQEFWVAERDEDAAVIGCGALHVMWEDLAEVRTLAVDPRIKGAGVGHHVLDKLLQTARWLGVRRVFCLTFEVDFFAKHGFVEIGETPVDTDVYSELLRSYDEGVAEFLGLERVKPNTLGNSRMLLHL; encoded by the coding sequence ATGTCCTCAGACCAGTCGCAATGCGATCCGGATACCGAACTCCATACCGACCCGTCGGTAAATAAGCCCGCCATCACCGTCCGGCGGGCCAGGACGAGTGATGTCGCGTCCGTACGACGACTCCTCGACGGGTACGTGTCGGGAGGCATCCTGCTCGACAAAGCGACCGTCACCCTTTACGAGGACATCCAGGAGTTCTGGGTCGCGGAACGCGACGAGGACGCGGCGGTCATCGGCTGCGGCGCACTTCATGTCATGTGGGAAGACCTGGCGGAAGTGCGGACCCTTGCCGTCGACCCCCGCATCAAGGGCGCGGGAGTCGGGCATCACGTACTGGACAAGCTCTTGCAGACCGCGCGATGGCTCGGTGTCCGCAGGGTTTTCTGTCTCACCTTCGAAGTGGACTTCTTCGCGAAGCACGGCTTCGTCGAGATCGGAGAGACGCCCGTCGACACCGATGTCTACAGTGAGCTGCTGCGTTCCTACGACGAGGGTGTCGCGGAGTTCCTCGGTCTCGAACGAGTGAAGCCGAACACCTTGGGCAACAGCCGGATGCTTCTGCACCTGTGA
- a CDS encoding BlaI/MecI/CopY family transcriptional regulator, translating into MPRQLGDLEDAVMTRVWQWNRPVTVREVLEDLQQERSIAYTTVMTVMDNLHQKGWVRREVDGRAYRYTAVSTRAAYSAALMNEAWSRSDNPAAALVAFFGMMSAEQREALQDAVRMVSPNLAETSGDPAEPTAAATGDDAPADDVPPEGGR; encoded by the coding sequence GTGCCCCGCCAATTGGGAGACCTCGAAGACGCCGTGATGACGCGTGTCTGGCAATGGAACCGACCGGTAACGGTGCGGGAAGTCCTTGAGGACCTTCAGCAGGAACGGTCCATCGCCTACACGACCGTGATGACGGTAATGGACAATCTCCATCAGAAGGGCTGGGTGCGCAGGGAAGTCGACGGCCGGGCCTATCGATATACGGCCGTCTCCACGAGGGCCGCCTACTCGGCCGCACTGATGAACGAAGCCTGGTCGCGCAGTGACAACCCCGCCGCGGCACTTGTCGCGTTCTTCGGCATGATGTCCGCCGAACAGCGCGAAGCGCTCCAGGACGCCGTTCGCATGGTTTCCCCCAACCTCGCCGAAACCTCCGGCGACCCCGCGGAACCGACCGCCGCCGCCACCGGAGATGACGCCCCGGCCGATGACGTGCCGCCGGAGGGCGGGCGATAG
- a CDS encoding type III pantothenate kinase — translation MLLTIDVGNTHTVLGLFDGEEIVEHWRISTDARRTADELAVLLQGLMGMHPLLGMELGDGIEGIAICATVPSVLHELREVTRRYYGDVPAVLVEPGVKTGVPILMDNPKEVGADRIINAVAAVELYGGPAIVVDFGTATTFDAVSPRGEYTGGVIAPGIEISVEALGVKGAQLRKIELARPRSVIGKNTVEAMQSGIVYGFAGQVDGVVARMKKELAADPDDVTVIATGGLAPMVLGESSVIDEHEPWLTLIGLRLVYERNVSRS, via the coding sequence ATGCTGCTCACCATCGACGTCGGCAACACGCACACGGTCCTCGGCCTCTTCGACGGCGAGGAGATCGTCGAGCACTGGCGGATCTCCACGGACGCCCGCCGCACCGCCGACGAACTGGCCGTCCTGCTCCAGGGCCTGATGGGCATGCACCCGCTGCTCGGCATGGAGCTGGGCGACGGCATCGAGGGCATCGCGATCTGCGCCACCGTCCCCTCGGTCCTGCACGAACTGCGCGAGGTCACCCGCCGCTACTACGGCGACGTCCCCGCCGTCCTGGTGGAGCCCGGCGTCAAGACGGGCGTGCCGATCCTGATGGACAACCCCAAGGAGGTCGGCGCGGACCGCATCATCAACGCGGTCGCCGCCGTCGAGCTGTACGGGGGCCCGGCGATCGTCGTCGACTTCGGCACCGCCACCACCTTCGACGCGGTCTCCCCGCGCGGCGAGTACACCGGCGGGGTGATCGCCCCCGGCATCGAGATCTCGGTCGAGGCCCTCGGCGTCAAGGGCGCCCAGCTCCGCAAGATCGAGCTGGCCCGGCCGCGCAGCGTGATCGGCAAGAACACCGTCGAGGCCATGCAGTCCGGCATCGTCTACGGCTTCGCGGGCCAGGTCGACGGGGTGGTGGCCCGGATGAAGAAGGAGCTGGCCGCCGACCCGGACGACGTCACCGTCATCGCGACGGGCGGCCTTGCTCCGATGGTGTTGGGGGAGTCCTCGGTCATCGACGAGCACGAGCCGTGGCTGACGCTCATCGGGCTGCGCCTGGTGTACGAGCGGAACGTCTCCCGGTCGTAG
- the nadC gene encoding carboxylating nicotinate-nucleotide diphosphorylase — protein MSTPEENPRPTPVDVPLISVGAPASSAPAEGGCGDACGCGGDDGFDPEALECGLDPALALLLARAGLDPVQVEDVAHVAIEEDLDGGVDVTTVATVPEDAVITGDFTAREAGTVAGLRVAEAVLSIVCTEEFEVERHVEDGDRIVPGQKLLTVTTRTRDLLTGERSALNLLCRLSGIATATRAWADVLEGSKAEVRDTRKTTAGLRALEKYAVRCGGGVNHRMSLSDAALVKDNHVIAAGGVAEAFKRVRAEFPELPIEVEVDTMDQVREVLDAGVDLILLDNFTPAETAEAVALVAGRAVLESSGRLTLDSARAYADAGVDYLAVGALTHSSPILDIGLDFRDADADASATDGADV, from the coding sequence GTGAGCACGCCCGAAGAGAATCCGCGCCCCACACCCGTGGACGTACCGCTGATCAGCGTCGGCGCGCCCGCATCCTCCGCACCGGCCGAAGGCGGCTGCGGCGATGCCTGCGGCTGCGGCGGCGACGACGGGTTCGACCCCGAAGCCCTGGAGTGCGGCCTGGACCCCGCGCTCGCCCTGCTGCTGGCCCGGGCGGGGCTCGACCCCGTCCAGGTCGAGGACGTCGCCCATGTGGCGATCGAGGAGGACCTCGACGGCGGGGTGGACGTCACGACCGTGGCGACCGTCCCCGAGGACGCCGTGATCACCGGTGACTTCACCGCCCGCGAGGCGGGCACGGTCGCCGGGCTCCGGGTCGCCGAGGCGGTCCTGTCGATCGTCTGCACCGAGGAGTTCGAGGTCGAGCGGCACGTCGAGGACGGCGACCGGATCGTCCCCGGCCAGAAGCTGCTGACCGTCACCACGCGCACCCGCGACCTGCTGACCGGCGAGCGCAGCGCGCTCAACCTGCTCTGCCGCCTCTCGGGCATCGCGACCGCCACCCGCGCGTGGGCGGACGTGCTGGAGGGCAGCAAGGCCGAGGTCCGCGACACCCGCAAGACGACGGCGGGCCTGCGCGCGCTGGAGAAGTACGCGGTGCGCTGCGGCGGCGGCGTCAACCACCGGATGTCGCTCTCCGACGCGGCCCTGGTCAAGGACAACCACGTGATCGCCGCGGGCGGCGTCGCCGAGGCCTTCAAGCGGGTCCGCGCCGAGTTCCCCGAGCTGCCCATCGAGGTCGAGGTCGACACGATGGACCAGGTCCGCGAGGTGCTGGACGCGGGCGTCGACCTGATCCTGCTGGACAACTTCACCCCGGCCGAGACCGCCGAGGCCGTCGCCCTGGTCGCCGGGCGGGCGGTGCTGGAGTCCTCCGGCCGCCTGACCCTCGACTCGGCCCGCGCCTACGCCGACGCGGGCGTCGACTACCTCGCGGTCGGGGCGCTCACCCACTCCTCGCCGATCCTCGACATCGGCCTGGACTTCCGCGACGCCGACGCCGACGCCTCCGCCACCGACGGGGCCGACGTCTGA
- a CDS encoding L-aspartate oxidase: MTGIRLTAPAPGWAIDADVVVVGSGVAGLTTALRCAAAGLDTVVVTKARLDDGSTRWAQGGIAAALGEGDTPEQHLDDTLVAGAGLCDEEAVRTLVTEGPDAVRRLITTGAHFDTTDSGDIALTREGGHHRRRIAHAGGDATGAEISRALVGAVREAALHTIENALVLDLLTDAEGRTAGVSLHVMGEGQHDGVGAVRAPSVVLATGGMGQVFSATTNPPVSTGDGVALALRAGAEVSDLEFVQFHPTVLFLGADSEGQQPLVSEAVRGEGAHLVDGDGVRFMLGQHELAELAPRDIVAKAITRRMIEHGAEHMYLDARHFGARMWEQRFPTILAACRSHGIDPVTEPVPVAPAAHYASGGVRTDLRGRTTVPGLYACGEVACTGVHGANRLASNSLLEGLVFAERIAADIAGARPPRTEPAGSPDAGGPAPLLAPEARTAIQRAMTRGAGVLRSADSLAAAAEELEALHRDAAAEAEGPGGAKAVVPGVDAWEVTNLLLVSRVLVAAAREREETRGCHWREDRPDRDDAHGRRHLVVRIAADRTPVVHRTETAAFPPVRPSD, encoded by the coding sequence GTGACCGGAATACGGCTGACCGCCCCCGCCCCCGGCTGGGCCATCGACGCGGACGTCGTCGTGGTCGGCTCCGGCGTCGCCGGGCTCACCACGGCGCTGCGCTGCGCCGCCGCCGGCCTGGACACCGTCGTCGTCACCAAGGCCCGCCTCGACGACGGCTCGACCCGCTGGGCCCAGGGCGGCATCGCCGCTGCGCTCGGCGAGGGCGACACCCCCGAGCAGCACCTCGACGACACCCTCGTCGCGGGCGCGGGCCTCTGCGACGAGGAGGCCGTGCGCACCCTGGTCACCGAGGGCCCCGACGCCGTACGCCGGCTGATCACCACCGGCGCGCACTTCGACACCACCGACAGCGGCGACATCGCGCTCACCCGCGAGGGCGGCCACCACCGCCGCCGCATCGCCCACGCGGGCGGCGACGCGACCGGCGCGGAGATCTCCCGCGCCCTGGTCGGCGCGGTCCGCGAGGCCGCCCTGCACACCATCGAGAACGCCCTGGTCCTGGATCTGCTCACGGACGCCGAAGGCCGTACGGCGGGCGTCTCGCTGCACGTCATGGGCGAGGGCCAGCACGACGGCGTCGGCGCGGTCCGGGCCCCCTCGGTCGTCCTGGCCACCGGCGGCATGGGCCAGGTCTTCTCCGCCACCACCAACCCTCCCGTCTCCACCGGCGACGGGGTGGCGCTCGCGCTGCGGGCCGGGGCGGAGGTCTCCGACCTGGAGTTCGTCCAGTTCCACCCGACCGTCCTGTTCCTCGGCGCGGACTCCGAGGGCCAGCAGCCGCTGGTCTCCGAAGCCGTCCGCGGCGAGGGCGCGCACCTCGTCGACGGCGACGGCGTCCGCTTCATGCTCGGACAGCACGAGCTGGCCGAGCTGGCCCCCCGCGACATCGTCGCCAAGGCCATCACCCGCCGGATGATCGAACACGGCGCCGAGCACATGTATCTCGACGCCCGGCACTTCGGGGCGCGGATGTGGGAGCAGCGCTTCCCCACCATCCTGGCCGCCTGCCGGTCCCACGGCATCGACCCGGTGACCGAGCCGGTCCCGGTCGCCCCGGCCGCGCACTACGCCTCCGGCGGCGTCCGCACCGACCTGCGGGGCCGCACCACCGTCCCCGGCCTGTACGCCTGCGGCGAGGTCGCCTGCACCGGTGTGCACGGCGCCAACCGCCTCGCGTCCAACTCCCTCCTGGAGGGCCTGGTCTTCGCCGAGCGCATCGCCGCCGACATCGCCGGGGCCCGCCCGCCCCGCACCGAACCGGCCGGGAGCCCGGACGCGGGCGGCCCCGCCCCGCTGCTGGCCCCCGAGGCCCGTACGGCGATCCAGCGCGCCATGACCCGGGGCGCCGGAGTCCTGCGCTCCGCCGACAGCCTGGCCGCCGCCGCCGAGGAGCTGGAGGCCCTGCACCGCGACGCCGCCGCCGAGGCGGAGGGGCCGGGCGGCGCCAAGGCGGTCGTCCCCGGGGTCGACGCCTGGGAGGTCACCAACCTGCTCCTGGTCTCCCGGGTCCTGGTCGCCGCCGCCCGGGAGCGCGAGGAGACCCGCGGCTGCCACTGGCGCGAGGACCGTCCCGACCGCGACGACGCCCACGGCCGCCGCCACCTGGTCGTCCGCATCGCCGCGGACCGCACCCCGGTCGTCCACCGCACGGAGACCGCGGCGTTCCCGCCCGTACGCCCGTCGGATTGA
- the panC gene encoding pantoate--beta-alanine ligase, whose product MTRTVRPALLRTAAELDALSRPAGAERAVVMTMGALHEGHAALIRAARAAAGADGQVVVTVFVNPLQFGEAADLDRYPRTLDADLETVAAAGADAVFAPGVEEVYPGGEPQVRIAAGPMGERLEGAARPGHFDGMLTVVAKLLHLTRPDEAFYGQKDAQQLALIRRMVRDLNFGVRITGVPTVRDPDGLALSSRNRFLTATERHTALALSRALFAARDRLAAQQALHERARATAPGGDRAAGLNRLGEARAAADAQAVALARPHGAPAAVRATARTILEEAAARDRAPLALDYLALVDPADFTEIPDDRESGEAILAVAARVGDTRLIDNIPLTFGALT is encoded by the coding sequence ATGACGCGCACGGTCCGGCCCGCCCTCCTGCGCACCGCCGCCGAGCTGGACGCGCTGTCCCGCCCCGCCGGGGCCGAGCGGGCCGTCGTCATGACGATGGGCGCGCTCCACGAGGGCCACGCCGCCCTGATCCGGGCCGCCCGCGCGGCGGCCGGGGCGGACGGCCAGGTCGTGGTCACCGTCTTCGTGAACCCGCTCCAGTTCGGCGAGGCCGCCGACCTGGACCGCTATCCGCGCACCCTGGACGCCGACCTGGAGACCGTCGCGGCGGCGGGGGCCGACGCGGTCTTCGCCCCCGGCGTGGAGGAGGTCTACCCCGGCGGAGAGCCCCAGGTCCGCATCGCCGCGGGCCCCATGGGCGAGCGCCTCGAAGGCGCGGCCCGCCCGGGGCACTTCGACGGGATGCTCACCGTCGTCGCCAAGCTCCTCCACCTCACCCGCCCCGACGAGGCGTTCTACGGCCAGAAGGACGCCCAGCAGCTCGCCCTGATCCGCCGCATGGTCCGCGACCTGAACTTCGGCGTCCGGATCACCGGCGTGCCCACCGTCCGGGACCCGGACGGCCTCGCGCTCTCCAGCCGCAACCGCTTCCTCACCGCCACGGAGCGGCACACCGCGCTGGCCCTGTCCCGCGCCCTGTTCGCGGCCCGTGACCGGCTCGCCGCCCAGCAGGCACTGCACGAGCGGGCCCGGGCCACCGCGCCCGGCGGCGACCGGGCCGCCGGCCTCAACCGGCTCGGTGAGGCCCGCGCCGCCGCCGACGCGCAGGCCGTGGCGCTGGCCCGGCCCCACGGGGCGCCCGCCGCCGTCCGGGCCACCGCGCGGACGATCCTGGAGGAGGCCGCCGCCCGGGACAGGGCGCCGCTCGCCCTCGACTACCTGGCGCTGGTGGACCCGGCGGACTTCACCGAGATCCCGGACGACCGCGAGAGCGGGGAGGCGATCCTCGCCGTCGCGGCCCGGGTCGGGGACACCCGCCTCATCGACAACATCCCCCTCACCTTCGGAGCCCTGACGTGA
- a CDS encoding Rossmann-like and DUF2520 domain-containing protein — MNAPVSKEPLDARDRPARLTVGVVGAGRVGPALAASLQLAGHRPVAVSGVSDASRRRAAELLPDVPLVEPAEVLARSELVLLTVPDDVLPTLVEGLAETGAVRPGQLLVHTSGRYGARVLDPALRAGALPLALHPAMTFTGTAVDVQRLAGCSFGVTAPEELRLAAEALVIEMGGEPEWIAEESRPLYHTALALGANHLVTLVAQSMELLARAGVAAPDRMLGPLLGAALDNALRSGDAALTGPVARGDAGTVAAHIGELREHAPQAVAGYLAMARATADRALAHGLLKAELAEDLLGVLADQERRRPGGPGAGETR; from the coding sequence GTGAACGCACCAGTTTCGAAGGAACCCCTCGACGCGAGGGACCGCCCCGCCCGACTCACGGTCGGCGTCGTCGGCGCGGGCCGGGTCGGACCCGCCCTCGCCGCCTCCCTCCAGCTCGCCGGGCACCGCCCGGTCGCCGTGTCCGGTGTCTCCGACGCCTCCCGGCGCCGCGCCGCGGAGCTGCTGCCCGACGTGCCCCTGGTGGAGCCCGCCGAGGTGCTGGCCCGCTCCGAGCTGGTGCTGCTGACCGTCCCCGACGACGTGCTGCCCACGCTGGTCGAGGGCCTCGCCGAGACCGGCGCCGTACGGCCGGGCCAACTGCTCGTCCACACCTCCGGGCGGTACGGGGCGAGGGTGCTGGACCCCGCGCTGCGGGCCGGGGCCCTGCCGCTCGCGCTGCACCCCGCGATGACGTTCACCGGCACGGCCGTCGACGTCCAGCGGCTCGCGGGCTGCTCGTTCGGCGTCACCGCCCCCGAGGAGCTGCGGCTCGCCGCCGAGGCCCTGGTCATCGAGATGGGCGGCGAGCCGGAGTGGATCGCCGAGGAGTCCCGCCCGCTCTACCACACGGCCCTCGCGCTCGGCGCGAACCACCTGGTCACGCTGGTCGCCCAGTCGATGGAGCTGCTGGCCAGGGCGGGGGTCGCCGCCCCGGACCGGATGCTCGGCCCGCTCCTCGGCGCGGCCCTGGACAACGCCCTGCGCTCCGGCGACGCCGCGCTGACCGGCCCGGTCGCCCGGGGTGACGCGGGCACGGTCGCCGCCCACATCGGCGAGCTGCGCGAGCACGCCCCGCAGGCGGTGGCCGGATACCTCGCGATGGCCCGCGCCACGGCCGACCGGGCGCTCGCCCACGGCCTGCTCAAGGCCGAGCTGGCCGAGGACCTCCTCGGCGTCCTGGCCGACCAGGAGCGCCGCCGCCCCGGCGGCCCCGGAGCGGGGGAGACCCGATGA
- a CDS encoding low specificity L-threonine aldolase: protein MVTMDEQERRRRRLTAWRASRRTLARVGADGTLGERLAALAAGAASVHDPEDWTDVYGGGVVADLERRVAGLLGMEAAAFFPTGTMAQQVALRCWAGRTGDATVALHPLSHPELHEGGALGAVSGLRTVHPTSEPRLPSAEEVREYPEPFGTLMLELPLRDAGFVLPSWEELTAVVAAARERDAVVHLDGARLWECGPHFGRELPEIAALADSVYVSFYKSLDGLSGAVLAGPSTLVEEARVWCHRYGGRLFQQYPAALSALLGLERELPRLPDYVAHAKVVAGALAEGFAASEAPWFRVRPEPPHTHQFQVWLPYGAEVLDEASVRQAEETGVTLFRRWFAGAGAPPGVSVTEVTVAGEGLEWSARDVRDAVRGFVGYVRDLA, encoded by the coding sequence ATGGTGACCATGGATGAGCAGGAGCGGCGTCGGCGCAGGCTGACCGCGTGGCGGGCGTCGCGGCGGACGCTGGCCCGGGTGGGCGCGGACGGCACCCTGGGCGAGCGGCTGGCGGCGCTGGCCGCCGGGGCCGCTTCCGTACACGATCCGGAGGACTGGACCGATGTGTACGGGGGCGGGGTCGTCGCCGATCTGGAGCGGCGGGTGGCCGGGCTGCTGGGGATGGAGGCGGCGGCGTTCTTCCCGACCGGGACGATGGCCCAGCAGGTCGCGCTGCGGTGCTGGGCGGGGCGTACGGGCGACGCGACCGTGGCGCTGCACCCCCTGTCCCACCCGGAGCTGCACGAGGGCGGGGCGCTGGGCGCGGTGAGCGGGCTGCGCACGGTGCATCCGACGTCGGAGCCGAGGCTGCCGAGCGCCGAGGAGGTCCGGGAGTACCCCGAGCCGTTCGGGACGCTGATGCTGGAACTGCCGCTGCGGGACGCCGGGTTCGTGCTGCCGTCCTGGGAGGAGCTGACGGCGGTGGTGGCGGCGGCCCGGGAGCGGGACGCGGTGGTGCACTTGGACGGGGCGCGGCTGTGGGAGTGCGGCCCGCACTTCGGGCGGGAGCTGCCGGAGATCGCCGCCCTCGCGGACAGTGTGTACGTGTCGTTCTACAAGTCCCTGGACGGGCTGTCGGGCGCGGTGCTGGCGGGCCCCTCGACGCTGGTGGAGGAGGCCCGGGTCTGGTGCCACCGGTACGGGGGCCGGCTCTTCCAGCAGTACCCGGCGGCGCTCTCCGCCCTGCTGGGCCTGGAGCGGGAGCTGCCGAGGCTGCCGGACTACGTGGCGCACGCGAAGGTGGTGGCCGGGGCGCTGGCGGAGGGGTTCGCGGCGTCGGAGGCGCCGTGGTTCCGGGTGCGTCCGGAGCCGCCGCACACGCATCAGTTCCAGGTCTGGCTGCCGTACGGGGCCGAGGTGCTGGACGAGGCGTCGGTGCGGCAGGCCGAGGAGACGGGCGTGACGCTGTTCCGGCGCTGGTTCGCGGGTGCGGGGGCGCCGCCCGGGGTCTCCGTCACCGAGGTCACGGTGGCCGGGGAGGGGCTGGAGTGGTCGGCCCGGGACGTGCGGGATGCGGTGCGGGGGTTCGTGGGCTACGTGCGGGATCTCGCGTAG